The Gemmatimonadales bacterium DNA window CGTGTCACGCAGTACCCTGAGCTTCTTCGGAGTGATTAGCTTCTAGTCTCAACCTGAACAAAGGAGTCCCATCAGCATGCGTATCCCCCTGACGCTCGCGCTGGTCGCCTCCCTGGCCCTCACGCCAGCGGCCCACGCGCAGAAGGCCGCCAAGAAGCCTGGCGGCAAGCCCAACATCCTGGTCATCTGGGGTGATGACATCGGCTACTGGAACATCAGCGCCTACAACCTCGGCCAGATGGGCTACAAGACGCCCAACATCGACCGGATCGCCCGTGAGGGCGCGCTCTTCACCGACCTCTACGGCCAGCAGAGCTGCACCGCGGGCCGCGGCGCCTTCCTGACCGGCCAGAGCCCCTTCCGCACCGGTCTCCTCAAGGTCGGGCTCCCAGGCGCCAAGGAAGGGCTGCAGCCCGAGGACGCGACCGTGGCTGAGCTCCTCAAGCCGCAGGGGTACGTGACCGGCCAGTTCGGCAAGAACCACCTCGGCGATCTCGACGCCATGCTCCCGACGATGCACGGCTTCGACGAGTTCTTCGGCTCGCTCTACCACCTGAACGCCGAGGAAGAGCCCGAGAACCCCGACTATCCGAAGGACCCCGCCTTCCGCGCCAAGTACGCGCCGCGCGGCGTCCTCCACAGCTGGGCGCTGCCCAACGGCGGCCAGCGGATCGAAAACACCGGCCCGCTCACCAAGAAGCGGATGGAGACGATCGACGAGGAGTTCGAGGCGGCCGCGAAGGACTTCATCACCAAGTCCGCCAAGGGCGACAAGCCGTTCTTTGTCTGGTTCAACTCCACCCGGATGCACATCTGGACCCATCTCCAGCCCAAGAGTGAGGGAGTCACCGGCCTCGGCGTCTATCCCGACGGCATGGTGGAGCACGACGCGCTGGTCGGCCGGCTGCTGGCCCTGCTCGACAGCCTCGGCATCGCCGACAACACCATCGTGATGTACTCGACCGACAACGGCGCCGAGAAATTCTCCTGGCCCGACGGCGGCACGTCGCCGTTCCGCAACGAGAAGGCGTCGAACTGGGAAGGGGCGTTCCGGGTGCCGGGGATGATCAAGTGGCCGGGCACCATCAAGCCGGGCACGGTGCTGAACGACATCGTGTCGCATGAGGACTGGGTCCCGACCCTGGTCTCGGCCGCCGGCAATCCGAACGTCAAGGAGCAGCTGCTCAACGGCTACGCCGCCGACGGCAAGACCTTCAAGGTCCACCTCGACGGGTACAACCTGACCGACTACCTGAGCGGGAAGGGACCGGATCCGCGGAAGGACTTCTTCTACTTCAACGACGACGGCTCGCTGGTCGGGCTCCGCTACAACCAGTACAAGGTGGTCTTCGCGGAGCAGCGGGCGGACGGGTTGGACGTCTGGCAGGATCCGTTCGTGCCGCTCCGCTTCCCGAAGCTCTTCAACCTCCGGTCGGATCCGTTCGAGACGGCGGACCACGAGAGCATCAACTACGGGAAGTGGCGCATCGAGCATGCCTTCGTGCTGGTGCCCGCCCAGGAATACGTGGGGCGGTTCCTCGCCAGCTTCAAGGACTTCCCGCCGCGTCAGAAGGCAGGAAGCTTCTCGGTGGACGACGCGCTGAATGTGCTGTTGAACGGGAATCAGCAGAACAACGAGGTTGGCAGCGGGGCAGCGGGGCAGCGGGGCAGCGGGGCAGCGGGGCAGGAAGCTATTCTCTGCTCCCTGCCCCGCGTTGGTCCGCGCCCCTTCGTCCCCCCCTCTCCACATGGTGGAGAGGGGGACAGGGGGTGAGGTGAGCCCTACAACCGTCCCTTCAAGAACCCCGGTGTCAGCCCCTGCAGCCACCCCGCCATCCGCGTGAACTCTCCCGTTACCATCAGCAGGCCCACCAGGATCAGCAGCAATCCGCTGAGCCGCATGACCCACGGCAGGTACTTCCGGAACCTCTGGAACCAGTCGAGGAACGCCTCCATGGCCCACGCCGCCGCAAGGAACGGCACGGCGAGCCCGGCGGAGTAGGCACCGAGCAGCGCCATCCCCCGCCCCACATCCCCCTGCGTCGCTGCCATGCCGAGAATGCCGCCGAGAATGGGGCCGATGCACGGTGTCCACCCGGCGGCGAACGCCATCCCCACCAGCACCGATCCGAGATAGCCGATCGGTTTCCGGTCGAGGTGCACCCGCTGGTCCATCTGCAGGAAGCGGAACTTGAGGACCCCCATCGCGTACAGCCCGAAGAGGATGATCAGCACCCCGCCGACCCGCTGGAGCCAGACCTGGTAGTACTTGAGCGCGGAGCCCAGCGCCGTGGCACTGGCGCCGAGAATCACGAAGATGAGCGCGAACCCGAAGACGAACAGCAGCGCGTGGACCATGGCCATCCGGCGGCGGCCGCTCATTTCTTCCAGGGTCATGCCGGTCAGGAAACCGAGGTAGCTCGGCACCAGCGGCAGCACACAGGGGGAGAGGAAGCTCAGCACCCCCGCGGCAAAGGCCACGAAGAAGCCGAGGTTGTCAGGAGTGTTCACAGCCCCTCCAGGGCGCGACTCTGGCAGTCACGGCAGGTGCCGTGCAGCTCGACGCGGTGAGTGCGATAGCGAAACCGATGTTCGTCGGCGATGATCGGGAGCATCCGTTCCAGGCGCTCGTTGGTGAACTCCTCGACCCCACCGCAGGAGGTGCAGACGAGGTGCCCGTGCGATCCCTGCGGCGTGGCCCCCTCATATCGTCGAGAGCCGTCCCCGAACTCGTGGCGCCGGATCAGCCCGCTTTCCACGAGCAGGTCCAGGGTGCGGTAGACCGTGGCAATGCCGATGCGCTTCCCCTGCCCGGAGAGGCGCTGGTGCACGGCGGCGGCATTCAGGTGGTCGGGGGCGGTGAAGATGGCGTGCGCAATCAAGTCGCGCTGCTGCGTCACGGGGAGGCGATGCTCCCGGAGATAATGGCGGAACCGCTCGAGGAGGTCGGCGGCCTCAGCCGAGGTCAGGTGCGCCATCGTCCTCGGCGGGATACCACCGCTCCAGCGGAATCTGGACCGGCGGCTCTTCCTCGGTCCGCTTCGGGACCAGCGCCACGAGCTCCTCGACGGCGTCGACCGGGCCACTCCCCACCTCGGCGAACTCGGAGGCGAACTCCCCCCGCTTCTTGCCCTTCAGGGTGTGGGCGTACTGCGCGGTATAGATGCACAGCCGGTCGTCCACGATCCGCGAGAGGATGGCGGTGCCATACTCCTTGCCGTCCCGCCGGAAGGGGCGGAACACCCAGAGGCCGTGCAGGTCCGCCACGGGCAGTTCCGTCGCCACCGCCTCGGCGAGCAGCGCCCATCCATTGCCGACCCCCGGCTCCGGGGGCGTCGTTACCTGGTAGCCTGTTCCCATTTTTCCACGTAGAGTCGGAGGACGTGCATGAAGTCCTGCGCGTTGGTGACGACGCCGTAGGCCTGATGCGTGCCGCGATCCTTCAGCTTGTTCACCACGAACTCGGTCTGATCCACGCAAATGGTCATCAACTCGGCGGGGACGCCGTCGTAATGCGTATGGAAGGCGGGGAGCATGTTGCCCACCGCGATCGCGTGGAGTGCGGTGGCCACAAAGATGGCGCCGGTGGCCCGCACCGCATGCTCACGCATGGCGTCCTGCGCGGCCAGCGCGTCGTGGATCACCCCGGGCAGCGGCCCGTCGTCGCGAATGGAGCCGGCCAGGACGTACGGCACCTTGCTGGTGACCAGCGCGTGCATGATGCCGCTCGTGATGAGCCCCGACGCGACCGCCTGTTCAATCGACCCGGCGGCGCGCACCCGGTTGATGGCCCGCATGTGGAGCCCGTGGCCCCCCTCGGTGGCCTGCCCCGTATTCGTCATGCCGAGCGTCGTGCCGAAGATGGCCGCCTCGATGTCGTGGACGGCCACGGCATTGCCCGCCAGCACCGCCTGCACGTATCCGTTCCGAATGAACCACTCGAAGTCGCCACGCGCGCGGGAGTGCACCAGCGCCGGCCCGGCCACCCAGAGGACGTACCCGCCGCGCCGCTTCTCCTCGCCGAGCTTCGCCGCCAATTCCTCGTAGTTGACCGGCCGTTCCCGGCTCACCTCCGTGGACATGAAGCGGAACTCGTTGCCGCTGTGCGCGCCGGACAGGAAGCCGGTGGTGTGCACGTACACGCCCTGGCTGCCGTCTTCCGCCTCCCCCATCACGATCTGGTCGCCCTTCTTCAGCCGCCGGGGTTCCGACACCGCCAGCCCCTCACCTTGCCGGACGATGACGCAGTCCATCCGTGGCCGAACCGGCATGACCCACGTTCCGCCGCCGAGATGGACGTAGGTCGGGAGGTTGGAAGTCGAGAAGAAACCCTCGGGGAGGACCCCGTCGGCGGGGAGCGGGGCGAAGCGCGCCGCGGGCGCCCCAGCGAGCGGGACAGTTGTGAAGTCAGGCGGGGTATATCGTGGAGTGGCCATAGGTTGGGGAATCTTAGGGGTGGCGGAGGGGGGATTCAAGGCGCCATCACCCGTCGTTTGTCCCGCGATTGCGTGGGGGTATATTGGGATATTGTCAGAGAATCTTCCCCGTCGTTCCGCCCGCGCAGCAACTCCACAGCATCCCACCGGAGGATCTCATGCCCACGCGCCGCCGCGCCCTCCAGTTCATGCATCTGGTCAGCATCTGCCTCCTCGCCGCCTGTCAGCCGTCGGAGAAGGCACCGCCAGGCGGTGTCGCGGCCGCCGGTGGCATCGACCGGACCTCGCTCCCGATCGTGCCGCCTCCGACACCGACCATCACCACGCTGGATGTTCGTGACGCGACCCCCCCGCCGCCCTTCCGGGTGACCGCGCCCGAGGGCGCCCCGAATGTCGTCGTCATCCTGATCGACGACATGGGCTTCGGCCAGCCGAGCACCTTCGGCGGCCCGATCCCGATGCCGACCATGGATTCCCTGGCCACCGCGGGGCTGAGGTTCAACCAGTACCACACGACGGCGCTCTGCTCCCCGACCCGCATGGCCCTGCTCACCGGGCGAAACCACCATGTGGTGAATACCGGCGCCATCATGGAGGTGTCCACCGGCTTCACCGGCAACACCGGCATCCGCCCGCTCAGCACCACGCCCTTGGCGGAAATCCTCCGCCAGAACGGCTACAGCACGGCCGCGTTCGGCAAGTACCACGAGACGCCCCCGTGGGAAGTCAGCGTGTCGGGGGCCTACGACCGCTGGCCGACCCATTCGGGGTTCGACAAGTTCTACGGCTTCATCGGCGGGGAGACGAACCAGTGGGCGCCGCTGCTCTATGACGGCACCACCATGATCGAGCCCCCGCGGGACCCGAGGTACCACTTCACGGTGGACATGACGGACAAGACGATCGCGTGGATGCAGGCCCAGCACGCCCTGACCCCCGACAAGCCGTTCTTCGTCTACTACGCCCCGGGCGCCACCCATGCCCCGCACCATGTGCCGAAGGAATGGATCGCCAAGTTCAAGGGACAGTTCGACCAGGGGTGGGACAAGGTGCGCGAGGAGACCCTCGCCCGGCAGATCAAGCTCGGCGTCGTACCGGCCGGCACCCCGCTGGCCCCAAAGCCGGAGGCCATCAAGGACTGGGACGCGCTCTCACCCGACGAGCAGAAGCTGTTCGCGCGCCAGATGGAGGTCTTCGCCGGCTTCGCCGCGCAGACCGACCACGAAATCGGGCGCGTCCTGCGGGCGCTCCGTGACATGGGCGTGGCGGACAACACCCTCGTCTTCTACCAGGCGGGGGACAACGGCGCCAGCGCCGAAGGCAGCATGATCGGCCTCTTCAACGAGATGACCTATTTCAATGGGGTGCCCGAGAAGCTCGGGGACCTCCTCAAGCGGATGGACGAGCTGGGCGGGCCGACCACCTTTCCGCACTACGCGGCGGGCTGGGCCGTGGCGGGCGACGCACCGTTCACCTGGACCAAGCAGGTGGCGAGCAATTTCGGCGGGACGCAGAATCCGTTGGTCGTCTCGTGGCCCGCCCGGATCAAGGCGAAGGGAGACATCCGCTCCCAGTTCACCTACGTGACCGACATCGCCCCCACGGTCCTCCAGGCCGCGGGGCTCCCGGAGCCGAAGACGGTCAACGGCGTGGTCCAGCTCCCGATGGACGGCTCCAGCCTTTTCTACGCATTCGACAGCGCGTCGGCCAAGACAAGGCATGGCACGCAGTACTTCGAGATGTTCGGCAACCGCGGCATCTACCACGACGGGTGGTTCGCGGGCACCATCCACCGGGCGCCGTGGGAGTATGTGCCGCGCCGCCCCCTCAAGGACGACGTCTGGGAGCTGTACAACGTTGATGCCGACTTTTCGCTGGCCAACAACCTGGCCGAGCAGGAACCGGAGCGGCTCAAGCAGATGCAGGACTTGTTCATGCAGGAGGCGGCCAAGAACCACGTCCTGCCCATCGACGACCGAGGGGTGGAGCGGTTCGATGCCGGGCTGGCGGGCCGGCCGGACCTCATGAACGGGCGCACCGAACTCACCGTGTACCCGGGCATGCACGGCATGATGGAAAACGCCTTCATCAACGTGAAGAACCGGTCGCATGACATCACCGCCGAGCTGGTGGTGCCGCCGGGGGGTGCCGACGGCGTCATCCTGGCCCAGGGCGGGCGGTTTGGGGGCTGGTCGCTCTATGTGAAGAACAACCGGCCGGTGTACGCCTACAACTACCTCGGGCTCGAGATGTTCAAGGTCAGCTCCCCCACCCCGCTGCCGAGCGGCACGGTGACGCTGAAGTATGTCTTCGTGTACGACGGCGGGGACCCTGGTTCCGGGGGCGTGGAACGGATCCTCGTCAACGGGAGGGAAGTGGCACAGGGGCGCATTGGCCATACCCAGGCGAGCGTCTTTTCCTCGGATGATGGCGCGGACGTGGGGCTCGACGAGGGCACGCCGGTCTCACCCGACTACCCGGCCTGGGACAACGGCTACGCCGGTGCGATCGTGAGGGTGACGATCAAGACCCAGGAGCTGGAGCTGACGCCCGAGCAGAAAAAGCGCCTCGAGGAGCTGGATCGAAATGCGGCGCTCGGCATCGAGTGACCTCGTGCCGGACCATCCGTAACGGTCTCGGAACAATCGGGGGCCACCTTCGGTACAGCAGGGGGTGGCCCCCATTATCTTTGTGGTTCCCGGAGATCTCCCCCTGAATGCATGGAGCACACGTATGCGCATTGCCCTTCCCCTGACGGCTTCCCTGGCGGGGTGTCTCGCGTTCGCGGGCACGCTGAGCGCCCAGGCACCCGCCCTGCCCCCGGCCAACGTGCAGACCCTCGGTGCCCCCGCCAAGATGGACAGCCGGTTTGGCGCCCTTGAGTTCAAGGACGGCGCCCCGACGGCTGCTACCGCCGATGCGGTCCATTCGGCCCTGGCGTTTACGAACGCCCTGGACGTCTACAACAACAGCTTCCGGGGCGCCTCCGCGTACGGGCTCCGGACCGGGTTCTACAGCCTCGGTGCCCGCGGCAACGACGTCCTGATCTTCTCGCAGTTGATGGACTCGAAGTCGGTCTTCCTGACCGGCAACGCCGACACCATCTACTACCTCTCCATCCTCGACCTTACCAAGGGCCCGATTGTCATCGAGCAGCCGCCCAAGTCGGTCGGCACCATCAACGACATGTGGTTTTCCTGGATCATCGACATCGGCACCCCCGGCCCCGACCGGGGTGAGGGCGGGCGGTACCTGATCGTGCCCCCGGGCTACGACGGCCCGCTGCCCGAGGGCGGATACTATGTGGCGCACTCGAGCACCAACTATGCGCTCTACGCCGCCCGCGCCTACTTGGTCGACAACGACCCGAAACCGGCCGTTGCGATGATCAAGAAGTACATGAAGATCTACCCCTATACTCCGGGCGCCGAGGGCACGAGCATCGCCTCGGCACTCGAGGGGACGGTCCGGATCGCGCAGAACCCACCGATTCCCGAGACCAAGTTCATCGAGGGATCGAACCGGGTCTTCAACACGATCCCCCCGAGCGACTACTCGTTCTTTGAGATGATCAACGCCAACGTGCAGGAAGAGCCGGCCACCAGCTACGATGTGGAACTGGCCGGGCAGATGGCGGCCATCGGCATCGTGAAGGGCAAGCCGTTCAATCCTGACGCCCGGATGAAGAAGATCCTCACCGAGGCCGCCGCCGTCGGAAACGCCACCGGCCGGGTGCTGAACTGGCGGCCGTTCGAGTCGCTCAACTGGTCATACTATCCCGGGTCCTCGTGGACCAGCATGCTCTGGGAGGGCGGCGCCTTCTTCGAGACCCCGCCGCCGATGTTCACCAAGGACGGCATGTTCAAGCCACTCCCGCCGACCGGCGCCCGGACCCTCGCGTCGCGCACGGCGTTCTATTACGGCTACACCCTGGATTCGCCGGGCATGATCATGCGGATTCCTGGGGTCGGCTCCCAGTACCTCATGGGGTTCCTGGACGCCAACAAGAATCCGTTCGATGGCGCCAAGACCTACAAGGTGACCCTGCCGCCCAACATCCCCGCCCGGGCGTTCTGGT harbors:
- a CDS encoding arylsulfatase → MRIPLTLALVASLALTPAAHAQKAAKKPGGKPNILVIWGDDIGYWNISAYNLGQMGYKTPNIDRIAREGALFTDLYGQQSCTAGRGAFLTGQSPFRTGLLKVGLPGAKEGLQPEDATVAELLKPQGYVTGQFGKNHLGDLDAMLPTMHGFDEFFGSLYHLNAEEEPENPDYPKDPAFRAKYAPRGVLHSWALPNGGQRIENTGPLTKKRMETIDEEFEAAAKDFITKSAKGDKPFFVWFNSTRMHIWTHLQPKSEGVTGLGVYPDGMVEHDALVGRLLALLDSLGIADNTIVMYSTDNGAEKFSWPDGGTSPFRNEKASNWEGAFRVPGMIKWPGTIKPGTVLNDIVSHEDWVPTLVSAAGNPNVKEQLLNGYAADGKTFKVHLDGYNLTDYLSGKGPDPRKDFFYFNDDGSLVGLRYNQYKVVFAEQRADGLDVWQDPFVPLRFPKLFNLRSDPFETADHESINYGKWRIEHAFVLVPAQEYVGRFLASFKDFPPRQKAGSFSVDDALNVLLNGNQQNNEVGSGAAGQRGSGAAGQEAILCSLPRVGPRPFVPPSPHGGEGDRG
- a CDS encoding cytochrome c biogenesis protein CcdA, with protein sequence MNTPDNLGFFVAFAAGVLSFLSPCVLPLVPSYLGFLTGMTLEEMSGRRRMAMVHALLFVFGFALIFVILGASATALGSALKYYQVWLQRVGGVLIILFGLYAMGVLKFRFLQMDQRVHLDRKPIGYLGSVLVGMAFAAGWTPCIGPILGGILGMAATQGDVGRGMALLGAYSAGLAVPFLAAAWAMEAFLDWFQRFRKYLPWVMRLSGLLLILVGLLMVTGEFTRMAGWLQGLTPGFLKGRL
- a CDS encoding Fur family transcriptional regulator produces the protein MAHLTSAEAADLLERFRHYLREHRLPVTQQRDLIAHAIFTAPDHLNAAAVHQRLSGQGKRIGIATVYRTLDLLVESGLIRRHEFGDGSRRYEGATPQGSHGHLVCTSCGGVEEFTNERLERMLPIIADEHRFRYRTHRVELHGTCRDCQSRALEGL
- a CDS encoding arylsulfatase is translated as MPTRRRALQFMHLVSICLLAACQPSEKAPPGGVAAAGGIDRTSLPIVPPPTPTITTLDVRDATPPPPFRVTAPEGAPNVVVILIDDMGFGQPSTFGGPIPMPTMDSLATAGLRFNQYHTTALCSPTRMALLTGRNHHVVNTGAIMEVSTGFTGNTGIRPLSTTPLAEILRQNGYSTAAFGKYHETPPWEVSVSGAYDRWPTHSGFDKFYGFIGGETNQWAPLLYDGTTMIEPPRDPRYHFTVDMTDKTIAWMQAQHALTPDKPFFVYYAPGATHAPHHVPKEWIAKFKGQFDQGWDKVREETLARQIKLGVVPAGTPLAPKPEAIKDWDALSPDEQKLFARQMEVFAGFAAQTDHEIGRVLRALRDMGVADNTLVFYQAGDNGASAEGSMIGLFNEMTYFNGVPEKLGDLLKRMDELGGPTTFPHYAAGWAVAGDAPFTWTKQVASNFGGTQNPLVVSWPARIKAKGDIRSQFTYVTDIAPTVLQAAGLPEPKTVNGVVQLPMDGSSLFYAFDSASAKTRHGTQYFEMFGNRGIYHDGWFAGTIHRAPWEYVPRRPLKDDVWELYNVDADFSLANNLAEQEPERLKQMQDLFMQEAAKNHVLPIDDRGVERFDAGLAGRPDLMNGRTELTVYPGMHGMMENAFINVKNRSHDITAELVVPPGGADGVILAQGGRFGGWSLYVKNNRPVYAYNYLGLEMFKVSSPTPLPSGTVTLKYVFVYDGGDPGSGGVERILVNGREVAQGRIGHTQASVFSSDDGADVGLDEGTPVSPDYPAWDNGYAGAIVRVTIKTQELELTPEQKKRLEELDRNAALGIE
- a CDS encoding DUF1254 domain-containing protein, producing the protein MRIALPLTASLAGCLAFAGTLSAQAPALPPANVQTLGAPAKMDSRFGALEFKDGAPTAATADAVHSALAFTNALDVYNNSFRGASAYGLRTGFYSLGARGNDVLIFSQLMDSKSVFLTGNADTIYYLSILDLTKGPIVIEQPPKSVGTINDMWFSWIIDIGTPGPDRGEGGRYLIVPPGYDGPLPEGGYYVAHSSTNYALYAARAYLVDNDPKPAVAMIKKYMKIYPYTPGAEGTSIASALEGTVRIAQNPPIPETKFIEGSNRVFNTIPPSDYSFFEMINANVQEEPATSYDVELAGQMAAIGIVKGKPFNPDARMKKILTEAAAVGNATGRVLNWRPFESLNWSYYPGSSWTSMLWEGGAFFETPPPMFTKDGMFKPLPPTGARTLASRTAFYYGYTLDSPGMIMRIPGVGSQYLMGFLDANKNPFDGAKTYKVTLPPNIPARAFWSFTLYDNQTRSMLATPQLYPRAGSQSYPSPAAKASADGSTTIYFSPKQPAGVDRGNWIQTDPAKGWFTILRLYSPLESFFDKSWRPTEIELVK